One genomic region from Quercus robur chromosome 4, dhQueRobu3.1, whole genome shotgun sequence encodes:
- the LOC126723541 gene encoding uncharacterized protein LOC126723541 — MLIHAVVGSMILIKKRRTAEVVTSSWRKLWEEWELRGLILASLTTQIILVFMGNRKRNDGGIWRKVTIWSAYLLADSIATMTAGILSNDIGELYAHSGVLDANSELKAFWAPLLLLHLGGTDAITAYSVEDNELWRRHLFGVITQAITTNYILFMAWTGSRLSLLFIVMFCVGIVKYSERVWVLYLASDNKFRDSIPDFPTNDSKIIEESRLKEFEGYHLKIHQELEVEVPDHLANTSSDHTDTNELRTAYSLCDMVKRLFADMILSVKDRDASTTIFLRENVTWEKGLRVIEIELGIIYDLMYTKAKIIYSVWGIARRIIGIFLTLMVFVVLLFDKTVTEKQQYSYIDFTITLVLLAVALLLELCSFVKLLLSDETAHWLIEHKHTSILRAINCAKKKHRWSNSIGQLNLLSIAVEEKPLPKYFHGFLKILRFDEMLEIHQYETHVPLIGDLKMYMFDLIKEVRLRAGTNCSDTDLKALFGRRGARTLKKFELDHDLDWCLKLDFDQSILIWHLATEICCNVDNQTWGTKKRCEYLSRYMLYLLVKHPYMLPIGMAHIKFQEIYTDVRRFIEEQRSKSIKIADKFQASEMLINVSTDVMLTARGNKSYFLIFHACKLASVLITYDVTTWHIIMDFWTEMLGYAASQCKGRHHVQQLRRGGELITHIWLLMAHLGLTDHFQIASSRATAEAFLS; from the exons ATGCTAATACATGCAG TTGTTGGCAGTATGATCTTAATCAAGAAGAGGCGAACGGCGGAAGTAGTTACTTCAAGTTGGAGGAAACTGTGGGAGGAATGGGAGCTGCGGGGACTGATTCTAGCTAGCCTCACAACCCAAATAATTCTTGTCTTTATGGGTAATCGCAAAAGGAATGATGGTGGAATTTGGAGAAAAGTTACAATTTGGTCAGCCTACTTACTTGCCGACTCCATAGCAACAATGACCGCTGGCATACTCTCAAATGATATAGGAGAATTGTACGCGCATAGTGGTGTTCTTGATGCAAATTCGGAGCTAAAAGCGTTTTGGGCACCTCTACTGCTGTTGCACTTGGGTGGCACCGATGCCATTACTGCTTACTCCGTGGAAGACAACGAGTTGTGGAGAAGACACTTATTTGGAGTAATTACTCAAGCAATAACAACGAATTACATCTTGTTCATGGCCTGGACAGGCTCTCGTCTATCCTTACTCtttattgtgatgttttgtGTTGGGATTGTAAAGTACTCGGAAAGAGTGTGGGTCCTCTACTTGGCAAGCGACAACAAATTTCGGGACTCAATTCCTGATTTCCCGACCAATGATTCCAAAATAATAGAGGAATCTAGACTGAAGGAATTTGAGGGGTACCATCTCAAAATACATCAGGAGCTTGAAGTTGAGGTGCCTGATCATCTAGCCAATACTTCGTCAGATCATACTGATACAAACGAATTACGTACGGCCTATAGCTTATGTGATATGGTCAAGCGGCTCTTCGCAGATATGATACTCAGCGTGAAGGATAGGGATGCAAGCACGACGATTTTTTTACGGGAAAACGTGACTTGGGAAAAGGGCTTGAGGGTGATTGAGATTGAACTTGGAATTATATACGACTTGATGTACACAAAGGCAAAGATAATCTACTCCGTTTGGGGCATTGCTCGACGAATCATCGGAATCTTTCTCACCTTGATGGTGTTTGTAGTTTTACTTTTTGATAAGACGGTCACAGAGAAACAGCAATACTCCTACATTGACTTTACCATTACTTTGGTATTGTTGGCAGTTGCTCTTCTTTTGGAGTTATGTTCATTTGTAAAACTACTTCTCTCCGATGAGACAGCTCATTGGTTGATTGAGCATAAGCATACCAGCATTTTACGAGCCATCAATTGTGCTAAGAAAAAACACAGGTGGTCAAATTCCATTGGTCAGCTCAATTTGCTAAGCATTGCAGTTGAAGAAAAACCGTTGCCCAAGTATTTCCATGGATTCCTGAAGATTTTACGTTTTGATGAAATGCTAGAGATTCACCAGTATGAGACTCATGTACCACTCATTGGCGATTTAAAAATGTACATGTTCGACCTGATCAAGGAAGTTCGGCTTCGGGCGGGAACTAATTGCTCTGACACAGATCTTAAAGCCTTGTTCGGCCGTAGGGGTGCCCGCACACTCAAAAAGTTCGAACTTGATCATGATCTTGATTGGTGTCTTAAGTTGGACTTTGACCAGAGCATTCTTATCTGGCACCTAGCAACAGAAATCTGTTGCAATGTAGATAATCAAACATGGGGAACGAAGAAAAGGTGCGAGTACCTGTCTCGCTACATGCTCTATCTCCTAGTCAAGCATCCTTACATGTTGCCAATTGGGATGGCACACATCAAGTTCCAGGAAATTTATACTGATGTTAGGCGCTTCATTGAAGAACAGCGATCTAAATCGATTAAAATCGCCGACAAGTTCCAAGCTTCTGAAATGTTGATAAATGTAAGCACCGACGTTATGCTTACTGCCCGAGGGAACAAAAGCTATTTTCTGATATTCCATGCGTGTAAGCTTGCATCAGTATTAATAACTTATGATGTCACAACATGGCACATAATTATGGACTTTTGGACGGAAATGTTGGGCTATGCTGCCAGCCAATGCAAAGGAAGACATCATGTACAGCAGCTCAGACGAGGAGGGGAACTTATCACTCATATTTGGCTTCTAATGGCACATTTGGGTTTAACCGATCACTTCCAGATTGCAAGTAGCCGTGCAACAGCTGAAGCGTTTCTAAGCTAG